The DNA sequence GTACGACGCTGACCGAGATCAACGTCGCCCTGCACGCCCACGTGCTGCTGCAGCGCGACGTGCACTACATCGTCCGGGACGACGCGGTCCACCTGATCAACGCCTCGCGCGGTCGCATCGCGACCCTGCAGCGCTGGCCGGACGGGTTGCAGGCCGCGGTGGAGGCCAAGGAGGGGATCGAGACCACCGAGACCGGTGAAGTGCTCGACACCATCACCGTGCAGGCGCTGATCAACCGGTATCCGCGAGTGTGCGGCATGACCGGCACCGCGCTGGCCGCCGGCGAACAGTTGCGCCAGTTCTACAAGCTCGGGGTGTCGCCGATACCGCCGAACAAACCCAACATTCGCGAGGACGAACCCGACCGGGTGTACGTCTCGATCGCCGCCAAGACCGCCGCGCTGATCGAACACATCGCCGAGGTGCACGAGACCCGCCAGCCGGTGCTGGTCGGCACGCGTGACGTCGCCGAGTCCGAGGAACTGCACGAGCGCCTGGTGAAGGCCGGCATCCCGGCGGTCGTGCTCAACGCCAAGAACGACGCCGAAGAGGCCGCCGTCATCGCCGAGGCCGGCGCGCTGGGCGCGGTCACGGTATCGACCCAGATGGCCGGTCGCGGCACCGACATCCGGCTGGGTGGGTCTGCCGAGCAGGACCACGACCGGGTCGCCGAACTGGGCGGCCTGCACGTGATCGGCACCGGACGTCACCACACCGAACGGCTCGACAACCAGCTGCGCGGTCGCGCCGGGCGTCAGGGCGATCCCGGTTCGACGGTGTTCTTCTCCAGCTGGGAGGACGACGTCGTGGTCTCCCACCTCGAACCCAACAAGTTGCCGCTGGACTGCGACGAGGACGGTCGCGTCGTGCACCCGAAGGCGGCCAGCCTGCTCGAACACGCCCAGCGCATCGCCGAGGGCAGGCTGCTCGACGTGCACGCCAACACCTGGCGCTACAACCAGCTGATCGCCCAGCAGCGCGCCATCCTGGTCGAGCGCCGGGACACCCTGCTGCGTACCACCACCGCGCGCGACGAGCTCGCCGAGCTGTCGCCGGACCGCTACGCCGAACTGTGCGAACAGCTCGGCTCCGACGCCGAGGAGAAGCTGGCCACGATCTGCCGGCTGATCATGCTCTACCACCTGGACCGCGGCTGGGCCGACCATCTGGACTTCCTCGCCGACATCCGGGAGAGCATCCACCTGCGCGCGCTCGGCCGGCAGAACCCGCTCGACGAATTCCACCGGTTGGCCGTCGACGCGTTCGCCTCGTTGGCCGCCGACGCGATCGAGGCGGCTCAGCAGACGTTCGACACGGCGCCCTCGATCGAGGACGAGCCCGGCGTGGACCTGTCCAAGCTGGCCCGGCCGACATCGACGTGGACGTACATGGTGCACGACAATCCGCTCTCCGACGAGTCGATGTCCGCGCTGAGCCTGCCCGGGGTGTTCCGCTAGGTTCTAGGCATGGCCGAGGCGCCGAGCGACAGCGCTGGGACCGGGAACGTGACACCACCAGACCGGGTGCTCACGGTGCCCAACGCTCTGTCGGTGATCCGGTTGGTGCTCGTCCCGGTGTTCCTCTACCTGCTCCTGGTGCCCGGCGCGCTGGGCTGGGCGGTCGCGATCCTGATGTTCAGTGGTTTCTCCGACTGGGCCGACGGCAAGATCGCGCGCCTGTTCGACAATCAGTCCTCGCGGCTGGGGGAGTTGCTCGACCCTGCCGTGGACCGCATCTACATGGTCGTGGTCCCGGTCGCGATGGCGTTCGCAGGCGCCCTGCCGTGGTGGATCGTCGCCGCGCTGCTCGGCCGCGACGCGGTGCTCGCCGCGACGCTGCCGGTCCTCCGCCGCCGCGGCCTGGCCGCACTGCCGGTCACCTACCTCGGTAAGGCCGCCACGTTCGCCCTGATGTCGGGGTTGCCGCTGGTGCTGCTCGGCCAGTACGACGCGCTGTGGGCGCGGGTGGTGCTGGCCTGCGGCTGGGGCTTCCTCATCTGGGGTCTGGCGATGTACCTGTGGTCGGGTGTGCTGTACCTGGCCCAGGTCGCCCTGGTCGCGCGCTCGATGCCGGTGAGAGCGCACCCGACATGAGCCTGCTGGGGGGATTCGACTCGGGACGAAACGAGCATCGGGCGGGGGCACCGACGCTGATCCCGGTGCCGTCGCTGCTCCGGTCGCTGCTGTCCGAACACCTCGACCCCGGCTACGCGGCCGCCGCCCGCGACCGACGGCCGCGCCGACGCGGCGCCGAGTGGGCCTGGCAGTTGCTGGCCGCGGTGGCGATCGCGACCGTCTTCGTGCTGGCCTGGTCCCAGGCCCGCGCCACCGCCCCCGGCGTCGTGGAGTCGCGCCAGGTGCTGGCCGGCAGCGTGACCGCGACCCAGGCGACGACCGACGAACTGACCGGGCAACGTGACACGCTGGCGACAGAGGTCAACGCCGAGCGCCGCAGCCGACTGGAGGGCGACGCGATCGGCCGCCGCCTGCTCGCCGAACTGGACCAGGCCAACTTCGCCGCGGCGGCGACACCGGTGATCGGTCCGGGCCTGACCGTCACGGTCACCGACCCCGGCATGACCCCCGACCTGACCGACGTGTCCAAGCAGCGGGTCGAGGGCAGCCGGCAGGTCATCCTGGACCGCGACCTGCAGTTGGTGGTCAACTCGCTGTGGGTGGCCGGGGCCGAGGCCGTCTCGGTGGGTGGCGTCCGCATCGGACCCAACGTGACCATCCGACAGGCCGGCGGCGGGATCCTCGTCGACAACAAGCCGATCTCCAGCCCCTATGTCATCCTCGCGGTGGGACCGCCGCACGCGATGCAGGAGTCGTTCGACCGCAGCACCGGCCTGCAACGGCTGCGGCTGCTGGAGACCTCGTACGGGGTGGGAGTCACCGTCGCCGGCGGTGACGGTCTGGCGTTGCCCGCCGGATCGGTACGGGACGTCAACTTCGCCAAACAGATTGGGCCCAATTGATCGGAATCGTCGCCCTCGTCATCGGCATCGTGATCGGCGTGGTGCTGCAGCCCAGCGTGCCCGACGTCGTTCAGCCCTACCTGCCGATCGCTGTCGTGGCAGCTCTCGACGCGGTGTTCGGCGGGCTGCGCGCCTACCTGGAACACATCTTCGACGCCAAGGTGTTCGTGGTGTCGTTCGTGTTCAACGTCCTGGTCGCTGCCGTGATCGTCTACGTCGGTGACCAGCTCGGCGTCGGAACCCAGCTGTCCACCGCCATCATCGTGGTGCTGGGCATCCGCATCTTCGGCAACGCCGCGGCGCTGCGGCGCAGATTGTTCGGCGCATGAGCGGCGATCACGAACTCAGTCGCCACGAAGGCCGTCACGAAGGCCGCCACGAGCTGCCGCGCGACGCGGCGGCGAGCGGCCGGCAGACCGCCGACGGCCCCCGCGGGCGGTCCTCGATGGTCTTCGGTGTGTTGGCCGTGCTGCTGTGCCTGCTGCTCGGAGTTGCGATCGCCACGCAGGTCCGCCAGACCGACTCCGGTGACGCGCTGGACACCGCACGCCCCGCCGATCTGCTGGTTCTGTTGGATTCCCTGCAGCAGCGCGAGGCGGCGTTGAACACCGAAGTCGCCGAACTGCAACGCACTCTCGACGAATTACAGGCCTCCGGCAGCAGCGATCAGGCGGCCATCGAGAATGCGCGAGCGCGATTGGCCGCGCTGTCCATCCTCATCGGCACGGTCCCGGCGACCGGTCCCGGTGTGACCGTGACCATCGCAGATCCGGCACGCGGCGTCGCACCCGAGGCGATGCTCGACGTCATCAACGAACTGCGCGCCGCCGGCGCGGAGGCGTTGGAAATCCGTGGCAGCGGCCAGGCCGGCAGCGACAACGCCGTGCGAGTCGGTGTGGACACCTGGGTGGTGGGCCAGCCCGGCGCTCTGGTCGTCGACAGGGCCACCCTCACCCCGCCGTACACGGTGCTCGCGATCGGCGACCCGCCCACACTCGCCGCGGCGATGAACATCCCCGGCGGCGCGACCGACAGCATCGAACGCGTCGGGGGGACCATGGTGATAGAACAGTCCGACCGGGTCGACGTCACCGCCTTGCGGCAACCGAAACCACGCCAATACGCTCAGCCCGTCAAGTGAGCACCCCCAGCACCACGTCCACCGATCAGCTGAGAAACCGAGGAGCGCTGTGAGCCAGATTCCCGCCGAGTTGTCCTACACCGCCGAACACGAATGGGTGCGCAAGACCGGTGACGACACGGTGCGGGTCGGTATCACCGATTTCGCTCAGTCCGCCCTGGGCGACGTGGTCTTCGTCCAGCTGCCCGACGTAGGCGCCGAGCTGACGTCCGGAGATTCGTTCGGCGAAGTGGAGTCGACGAAGTCGGTGTCGGATCTCTACGCGCCGATCACCGCGAAAGTCATTGCGGTCAACGGTGATCTGGAGGGCAATCCCGGTCTGGTCAACTCCGATCCCTACGGCGAGGGCTGGCTGGTCGAGCTGCAGGCCGACGCCGCCGACCTGGCGGCCGCTCTCGGCGATCTGCTCGACGCCGACGGCTACCGCGACCACGCCACGGATTGAGCTGTTGTTAGGGTTCTGCAGACCGACAGCAACGAGCCGATCCGGCGGTGGTGCGCACAACGCAGCCTGCAGCACGGTACGGTCGACACCAGCGGCGCGACCCCCGGAAACTGGCCGGGTCGCGCTACGGCAGCCAGTGAGGAGCAATGGGTGACGGAGAAGGACTTCAACTCTGGGGCTGACTCTGAGGAAGTCACCGTGGAAACGACATCGGTGTTCCGCGCCGACTTCCTCAACGAGCTCGACGCCCCACCCGCCGCGAGCGGCGAAAGCGCGGTGTCCGGGGTCGAGGGTCTGCCGGTCGGGTCGGCTCTGCTGGTCGTCAAGCGCGGGCCCAACGCCGGGTCCCGCTTCCTGCTCGATCAGCCCACCACGTCGGCCGGTCGACACCCCGACAGCGACATCTTTCTCGACGATGTCACGGTGAGCCGCCGCCACGCCGAGTTCCGGCTCGAGAACGGCGAGTTCCAGGTGGTCGACGTGGGCAGCCTCAACGGCACCTATGTCAACCGCGAACCGGTCGATTCCGCTGTGCTCGCCAACGGCGACGAGGTGCAGATCGGCAAGTTCCGTCTGGTCTTTCTCACCGGACCGAAAGGTGAGGACAGCGGCGCCGCCGACTGACACCGACCCCCGACCGATCGACACCACCGAATCTGCGCGAGCGAGCCGATGACGCAACCCGACACTCCTGCGTTGAACGGGATGTCGATCGGGGTTGTGCTCGATCTGCTGCGCGACGAGTTCCCTGATGTCACGATCTCGAAGATCCGGTTCCTCGAAGCCGAGGGGTTGGTCACGCCCGAGCGGACCGCGTCGGGCTACCGCAGGTTCACCGCGTACGACTGCGCGCGACTGCGCTTCATCCTCACCGCACAGCGGGACCATTACCTGCCGTTGAAGGTGATCAAGGCCCAACTGGACGCGCAGCCCGACGGCGAGCTGCCGCAGAGTGCGGTCGCTCCGTCCGGGTATCCGGCGCCCCGACTGGTGCCGGTGACGGGGGAGTCCGGGGTCGCGGCGGGGCGGGCCGCGGTGGCCCCGGCTCAGGTGCGGCTGACTCGGGAGGACCTGCTCGAGCGCTCCGGGGTCGATGACGAACTGCTCAACGCCCTGGTGCGGGCGGGGGTGATCACGCCGATGTTCAAGGGCGCCGGCACGGCTCTCTACGACGAGCACGCGGTGGTGATCGCGCAGTGCGCCCGCGCGCTGGCGGACTACGGTGTCGAGCCGCGGCACCTGCGGGCGTTCCGCTCGGCCGCCGACCGGCAGTCCGATCTCATCGCCCAGATCGCCGGGCCGGTGGTCAAGGGCGGCAAGGCCGGAGCGCGCGACCGCGCCGACGACCTGGCCCGTGAGGTGGCCGCGCTGGCGATCACGTTGCACACGTCATTGATCAAGTCGGCCGTGCGCGACGTTCTGGATCGCTGAGGACTAGACTCGCCGTGACGGGTTACCCGTCGGATTCGGCCGGCACCGGCCGGATGAGAAGTAGCAACACACCGGTGCGGAGGGCAGGCACAAATGGGCGAGGTCCGTGTGGTCGGCATTCGAGTTGAGCAGCCCCGCAACCAGCCCGTTCTGTTGCTGCGCGAGTCGAACGGCGACCGCTATCTGCCGATCTGGATCGGGCAGTCCGAGGCCGCGGCCATCGCGCTGGAGCAGCAGGGGGTGGAGCCGCCCCGGCCGCTGACCCACGACCTGTTCCGCGATGTCATTACTGCGCTTGGACATTCGCTCAAAGAGGTGCGGATCGTCGATCTGCAGGAGGGCACGTTCTACGCCGACCTGATCTTCGACCGCGACATCAAGGTGTCGGCGCGGCCGTCGGATTCGGTCGCCATCGCGTTGCGCGTGGGGGTGCCGATCTACGTCGAGGAGGCGGTGCTCGCCGAGGCGGGCCTGCTGATTCCCGATGAGGCCGACGACGAGGCCGAGGGTGGCGTGCGCGAGGACGAGGTGGAGAAATTCAAGGAGTTCCTCGACAGCGTGTCGCCCGACGATTTCAAGGCCACCTGATCGGTCGGCACACCGCAGAACACTTGGTCACGGATGCGTCTCGTCGCGGTCGACACGCGGGCGCGTTTCTTTTCGAAGTGAATCGGGCAGCCATACTTGGTGGCGACGGGCAGTCACGGACGGCTCTCGGGCGTATGCTCGAACGAAGTTCGCAGAGCTGGGTAGACGTGCGCCCACGCAGGTCAACGACGCGGGTTCGATCGGTGAGAGGATTCGACAAGTGGGAGACACGCCACGCCAGGAGCAACTGGATCTGACCACCGGCTCCCCGCAGGCGGACACCCTTCCTCAGCCGGTCGGTGAACCGGTGCAGGCCGGTCTCTTCCCGGACGATTCGGTTCCCGACGAGTTGGTCGGCTATCGCGGCCCCAGCGCCTGTCAGATCGCCGGTATCACCTATCGGCAGCTCGACTACTGGGCGCGTACCTCGCTGGTGGTGCCCTCGATCCGCGGAGCGGCAGGCTCCGGCAGCCAGCGGTTGTACTCCTTCAAGGACATCCTGGTTCTCAAGATCGTCAAGCGGCTGCTCGACACCGGCATCTCACTGCACAACATCCGCGTCGCGGTCGACCATCTGCGTCAGCGCGGCGTGCAGGATCTGGCCAACATCACGTTGTTCTCGGACGGCACCACCGTCTACGAGTGCACCTCCGCCGAGGAGGTGGTCGACCTGCTGCAGGGTGGGCAGGGCGTGTTCGGCATCGCCGTGTCGGGCGCGATGCGGGAACTCACGGGCGCGATTGCCGACTTCCCCGGTGAGCGCGCCGACGGCGGGGAGTCGATCTCGACGCCGGAAGACGAGTTGGCGTCCCGCCGCAAGCACCGCGACCGCAAAATCGGCTAGCCGGTAAATGTAGTTAGTCGGCTGAGCCGATCAGAACATCGCGCGGCTGAGCCGGTCAGAACATCGCGCGGCGGAGCAGATCAATGTAGTAAGCGGCTGAGCCGATCAAAGTATCGCGCGGCTGAGCCGAGCGCCCGCTCTCGTCGCGCGGTGAAGTGACCTCCCGGTACACTCGACTGCGCATCGCCCTTGCGCGGGAGAGTTCCGTGGCAGCCGGCCACGGGCGCCGAAGGAGCAACACCTCTCCGTCAACCTCTCAGGCCCCCAGGACCGCACGAGGCCCCGATGCCTCTGGAAAGTGGTGCGCCCGCGACGCGGGCCTGCCCGCCCATGGGGAAAGGTCTCGGCCGGCAGTGCCGGCCGGTACCGAATCTCTCAGGCAACCCGGTTCGGGCCGACGACAGAGGGGGAGGAGCCGGTTCGCCTGCGCTCCATGCGCCCGCGGCACTCGTCGGGAGATTTCTACCAGTGTCCGAACACCACGAAACCCGTTCCGAGCTCACGTTCGTCGACCGTCACATCGGCCCGGACGCCGCAGCGGTCGACACGTTGCTGAGCACCATCGGAGTGTCCTCGCTCGACGAACTGGCCGCCAAGGCGCTTCCGGCCGGCATCCTGGATGCGCTCACCGCCGACGGCGTCGCCCCTGGCCTGGAGAATCTGCCCGCTGCGGCCAGTGAAGCCGAGGCGCTGGACGAGCTGCGCGCGCTGGCCGATGCCAACACCGTCGCGGTCTCGATGATCGGTCAGGGCTATTTCGACACCTTCACCCCGCCGGTGCTGCGGCGCAACATCCTGGAGAACCCGGCGTGGTACACCGCGTACACGCCCTACCAGCCCGAGATAAGCCAGGGACGCCTGGAGGCGCTGCTGAATTTCCAGACCATGGTCACCGATCTGACCGGCCTGGAGGTGGCGAACGCGTCTATGCTCGACGAGGGCACCGCAGCCGCAGAGGCGATGACCCTGATGCACCGCGCGGTCCGCGGATCGGCGAACAAGTTGGCCGTCGACGTCGACGTGTACGCGCAGACCGCTGCGGTGTTGGCGACCCGCGCCGAACCGCTGGGTATCGAGATCGTGACCGCCGACCTGAGCGCCGGACTGCCCGACGGCGAGTTCTTCGGAGTGATCACACAGCTACCCGGTGCCAGCGGTCGCCTGGTGGACTGGTCCGACCTCATCGCCGCCGCCCACGAACGTGGGGCGTTGGTCGCGGTCGGTGCCGACCTGCTCGCGCTGACGCTGGTCACCCCGCCAGGGGAGATCGGCGCCGACGTCGCGTTCGGCACCACCCAACGTTTCGGCGTGCCAATGGGTTTCGGCGGCCCGCACGCCGGCTATCTGGCCGTGCACGCCAAGCACGCGCGTCAGCTGCCGGGCCGCCTGGTCGGGGTGTCCGTCGACGCCGACGGGTCACCGGCGTACCGGCTGGCGCTGCAGACCCGCGAACAGCACATCCGCCGCGACAAGGCCACCAGCAACATCTGCACCGCCCAGGTCCTGCTGGCCGTCATGGCCGCGATGTATGCCAGCTACCACGGTGCCGCGGGCCTGACGGCGATCGCACGCCGGGTGCATGCCCATGCGGAGGCGGTGGCCGCCGGCCTGTCCGGCGCCGGGATCGAGGTCGTCCACGACGCGTTCTTCGACACCGTGCTCGCCCGCGTGCCGGGCCGCGCCGAGGACGTGCAGGCCGCGGCCAAGCAGCGCGGTATCAACGTCTGGCGTCGCGACGCCGATCACGTGTCGGTGGCCTGCGACGAGATGACCACCGATGAGCATGTCGCCGCGGTGCTCGCGGCGTTCGGCGTCGAGGACAGCGCGCAGCGCGCAGGTGACCCGGCGTCCGCCGGTATCGCCACACGCACGTCGGCGTTCCTCACCCATCCGGCGTTCACCAGGTACCGCACCGAGACGGACATGATGCGCTATCTGCGCTCGCTGGCCGACAAGGACATCGCGCTGGACCGGAGCATGATCCCGCTGGGCTCCTGCACGATGAAGCTCAATGCCGCCGCCGAGATGGAAGCGATCACGTGGCCGGAGTTCGCCCGCCAGCACCCGTTCGCTCCCGCCTCGGACACGCCGGGCCTGCGCCGACTGATCGCCGATCTGCAGGACTGGCTGACCGGCATCACCGGGTATGACGAGGTGTCGCTGCAGCCCAACGCCGGGTCGCAGGGGGAGTACGCGGGCCTGCTGGCGATCCAGGCGTATCACGAGCAGCGTGGCGACACCGGCCGCGACGTGTGCCTGATCCCGTCCAGTGCGCACGGCACCAACGCCGCGTCGGCAGCGCTGGTCGGCATGAAGGTGGTCGTGGTGGCATGCCGCTCCAACGGCGACGTCGACCTCGACGATCTGCGCGCCAAGGTCGACCAGTACGCCGACCGGCTCTCGGCCCTGATGATCACCTACCCGTCCACCCACGGGGTCTACGAGCAGGATGTGGCCGACATCTGCGCCGCCGTGCACGATGCCGGCGGACAGGTCTACGTCGACGGCGCCAACCTCAACGCGCTGGTCGGGCTGGCCCGTCCGGGCCGGTTCGGCGGCGACGTCAGCCACCTGAACCTGCACAAGACGTTCTGCATCCCGCACGGTGGCGGCGGGCCCGGGGTGGGGCCGGTGGCGGTGCGCGCGCATCTGGCCCCGTTCCTGCCCGGGCACCCGCTGGCCGACGAGCTCGGTGACGCCCGCACGGTGTCGGCGGCGCCGTACGGCTCGGCGTCCATCCTGCCGATCACGTGGGCCTACATCCGGATGATGGGCGCGGCCGGTCTGCGCTCGGCGACGTTGGTGGCCATCGCGTCGGCCAACTACATCGCCCGCCGTCTCGACGAGTACTACCCGGTGCTCTACACCGGCGAGCACGGCATGGTGGCCCATGAGTGCATCCTCGACCTGCGCGGGATCACCAAGTCCACCGGCGTGACCGTCGACGATGTGGCCAAGCGGCTGGCCGACTACGGATTCCACGCGCCCACGATGAGTTTCCCGGTCGCCGGGACGTTGATGGTGGAGCCGACCGAGAGCGAGTCGCTGGCCGAGGTGGATGCGTTCTGCGAGGCGATGATCGCGATCCGGGCCGAGATCGACAAGGTGGGGCAGGGGGAGTGGCCTGCGGACGACAACCCTCTGGTGGGCGCACCGCACACCGCGACATGCCTGCTGACCGCCGACTGGGACCATGCCTACACCCGCGAGCAGGCCGCCTATCCGCTCGGGCCGTCGTTCCGGCCGAAGGTGTGGCCGCCGGTGCGGCGGATCGACGGCGCCTACGGCGATCGCAATCTGGTGTGCTCGTGCCCGCCGGTGGAGGCCTTCGCATAGCCGGGGCGCGGTGAACGGTACTCTCACCCGCATGACAGGAGGGGTTGCGGACATCACGCCGAAGTTGTTCATCTTCCCGCATGCCGGCGGTACCCCGCAGTTCTACGTGCCGTTCGCGAAGTCGTTCACCACGGACATCAAGCGGACCGCGGTGCAGTACCCCCGGCAGGGCGGCAAGCAGGATTTCGGCTCGTTCACCAGCCTGCCGGCGGTGGCCGACCAGATCAGCACGATGGTTTCCCCGGACCGAGAAGGCGGCGTGCCCGGATCGCCGGTGTTCTTCTTCGGACACAGCATGGGCGGACTGTTGGCGTTCGAGGTCGCGCGCCGCTTCGAGGAGGCAGGGCGGCCGATCGCCGCGCTGTTCGTCTCTGCGGTCGCGGCACCCGGCCGGGTCGGCTACGACGACATCCCCGACACCGACGAGGGGCTGCTCGCCGCGGTCAGCACCCTCACCGGCGCGGACCCGGAGTTCATGAAAAACCCGGAGTTCGCCGCGGCGATTCTGCCGACCCTGCGCGGACTGAAGGCGATCGCCAACTACACCTGCCCGCCCGAGGTGACGCTGTCGTGCCCGATCCACGCGTTCTACGGCGACGACGACGAGATCGCGACCGAGGAGAAGGTCCTGCCGTGGGCGGAGCGGACCACCGGTGGCTTCACCGTCCGGGAGTTCAGCGGTCACCACTTCTATCTCACCGATCATTTGGATGAGTTGGTCCCCGACGTCGAGGAGAAGCTCTGGGCCCGCTGCCGCGCCTAGGCATCACCACGGCTGACCTGCTGGGTGTGGTGTTCACCACATTCCGCTGTGGGCGAAGCTACCGGCTCCTCACGTCGCATCGGCCCCCACCGGCACATGATGGTGAGTCTGTCTAACTGCAGCGCAACGACGGCTCAGCGGCTGGTTCTTACCCGTGAGTCAGTTTTAAACACGACGTCGGCGTGCAATATGAGCAAACCGTTGACGCACACGTCAAAGCGGATATAGCACTGCGTTCAGCCCTCGCTGAGGCGTCCTCGCTCACCGGACGCGCACAGGGTCGAGCAACCGGTAACCGCCTGCTCATGTGCAGCGTTTCCATTGCTGGCAAAACTGTGAAGATGCTGTAAGGATTTAGTTGCGGCCTCGGACGGCTACCGCGCCGGCGAAATCGGCCCCGAACAGCCCGCTTCCCTCTGGCAAGCTATTCGTGATGTAATCCTTCGTCAGCATTAGACGACATATCTGACGGTGCGGTGTTAGCCTTCCGGCGAGCGGGGGGATGCGCGGCCACGGGCTGCGAGTCGGTGTATTGCCTTCACGGCGATGAGGCCGGGGCGCAGAAGCAGAGTTGAAAGGACGTCGCCATGCCGTTGCTTGAGTCGACCATTCCTGGCCTTTTGGCTGAACGCGCACGACTGCAGCCCGATGAGGTGGCCTACACCTTCATCGACTACGACGTGGATCCCGCCGGGTTCGCAGAGTCGCTGACGTGGTCTCAGGTCTACCAGAGGGCCCAGGTCGTCGCGGAGGAACTCCTGCGCCACGGCCGCAAGGGGGACCGGGCGGCGATCCTGGCTCCGCAGGGCCTCGAGTACATCGTCGCGTTCTACGGCGCGATGACGGCCGGATTCATCGCGGTGCCGCTTCCGGTGCCGGCTCTCGGTCAGCTCGACGAGCGCGTCAACGGCGCGCTGCGCGACTGCCAGCCCGTCGCAGTGCTGACGACGTCGGCCGTCGTCAGCGACATCATGACCTACGTGGGTGGCTTCACCGGCGGTGCGACCCCGGCCGTCGTCGAGGTCGATGCCCTCGACTTCCACTCGCCGCGCACCGCCGAGATGAACATCGGCGACCTGCCCGAGATGGCCTACCTGCAGTACACCTCCGGCTCCACCCGGGCACCGGCCGGCGTGATCATGACCCACCGGAATGTGATCGCCAACATCAAGCAGGTGTTCGACGACTACATGGAGCACCGCGACGGCATTCCACCGCAGGACATCACGATGGTGTCGTGGCTGCCCTTCTATCACGACATGGGCCTGATCCAGGGGGTGTTCGCGTCGCTGCTCACCCCGTCCGAGGACGGCGGCCTGCACGGCCGCCCGGCGATGCTGATGAGCCCGGTCGCGTTCCTGCAGAAGCCGGCACGCTGGATCCAGCAGCTGGCCATCAACCCGCACGCCTGGTCGGCCGCACCCAACTTCGCCTTCGAGCTGTCGGTGCGCCGGACGTCCGACGCCGACCTCGAGGGCATGGATCTCGGAGGGGTCCTGGGCATCATCAGCGGTAGTGAGCGGATCCACTCGGCGACCATCCGGCGCTTCAACGAACGGTTCGCGAAATTCAACATGCCCACCACCACGGTGCGGCCGTCGTACGGGCTGGCGGAGGCCACGCTGTACGTCATCTCCGCGCCGATGGGCCACACCCCGTCGACGGTGCGGTTCGACTACGAGAAACTCGCCGCCGGCCACGCCGAGCGGTGCGGCGCCGAGGGTGGCTCCGAGCTGGTCACCTACGGCGCCCCGCGGTCGTCGACGGTACGCATCGTCGATCCGGAGACCCGCACGGAGAATCCGGACGGCAAGGTCGGCGAGATCTGGGTGCACGGCGAGCAGGTCGCGATGGGTTACTGGCGCAACCCGCAGCAGACCGAGCGCACGTTCGGCGGCGAGATGGTCGATCCGTCGGAGGGCACGCCGGTCGGGCCGTGGCTGCGCACCGGTGACCTGGGCGTGATGTCCGAAGGCGAGATGTTCATCATTGGCCGCATCAAGGACCTGCTCATCGTCGACGGCCGCAACCACTATCCCGACGACATCGAAGCCACCATCCAGGAGATCACCGGTGGCCGGGTGGCCGCCATCTCCGTGCTCGACGAGACCAGCGAGCAGCTGGTCGCGATCGCCGAGCTGAAGAAGAAGGGCTCCTCGGAGGCCGAGGCCCTCGACAAGCTGCGCGCGGTCAAGCGTGAGGTGGCGTCGGCGATCAAGCGCACGCACAGCGTGCGGGTCTCCGACCTCGTCTTTGTCGCCCCCGGCTCGATTCCGATCACCACCAGCGGAAAGATTCGGCGCTCGGCCTGTGTGGATCGCTACCGCCAGGACGAGTTCAGCCGTTTGGACGTCACTGCATGACAGCTGCTTTCGA is a window from the Mycolicibacterium poriferae genome containing:
- the secA2 gene encoding accessory Sec system translocase SecA2; its protein translation is MARTSSKSESKPAQKSAQKAQGRLSGRFWKMLGASTEKDHDRSMDKVRAAEEFAAKAADLGDEQMRKATTLLQLEDLADAQDIPQFLAIAREAAERATGLRPFDVQLLGALRMLAGDVVEMATGEGKTLSGAIAAAGYALSGRNVHVITINDYLARRDAEWMAPLIEALGLTVGWITAESTAQERRTAYQRDITYASVNEVGFDVLRDQLVTDVADLVSPNPDVALIDEADSVLVDEALVPLVLAGTSHRETPRVELIRMVGDLEEGRDFASDADSRNVHLTDAGARKLEAALGGIDLYSEEHVGTTLTEINVALHAHVLLQRDVHYIVRDDAVHLINASRGRIATLQRWPDGLQAAVEAKEGIETTETGEVLDTITVQALINRYPRVCGMTGTALAAGEQLRQFYKLGVSPIPPNKPNIREDEPDRVYVSIAAKTAALIEHIAEVHETRQPVLVGTRDVAESEELHERLVKAGIPAVVLNAKNDAEEAAVIAEAGALGAVTVSTQMAGRGTDIRLGGSAEQDHDRVAELGGLHVIGTGRHHTERLDNQLRGRAGRQGDPGSTVFFSSWEDDVVVSHLEPNKLPLDCDEDGRVVHPKAASLLEHAQRIAEGRLLDVHANTWRYNQLIAQQRAILVERRDTLLRTTTARDELAELSPDRYAELCEQLGSDAEEKLATICRLIMLYHLDRGWADHLDFLADIRESIHLRALGRQNPLDEFHRLAVDAFASLAADAIEAAQQTFDTAPSIEDEPGVDLSKLARPTSTWTYMVHDNPLSDESMSALSLPGVFR
- a CDS encoding CDP-alcohol phosphatidyltransferase family protein gives rise to the protein MAEAPSDSAGTGNVTPPDRVLTVPNALSVIRLVLVPVFLYLLLVPGALGWAVAILMFSGFSDWADGKIARLFDNQSSRLGELLDPAVDRIYMVVVPVAMAFAGALPWWIVAALLGRDAVLAATLPVLRRRGLAALPVTYLGKAATFALMSGLPLVLLGQYDALWARVVLACGWGFLIWGLAMYLWSGVLYLAQVALVARSMPVRAHPT
- a CDS encoding DUF881 domain-containing protein; the protein is MSLLGGFDSGRNEHRAGAPTLIPVPSLLRSLLSEHLDPGYAAAARDRRPRRRGAEWAWQLLAAVAIATVFVLAWSQARATAPGVVESRQVLAGSVTATQATTDELTGQRDTLATEVNAERRSRLEGDAIGRRLLAELDQANFAAAATPVIGPGLTVTVTDPGMTPDLTDVSKQRVEGSRQVILDRDLQLVVNSLWVAGAEAVSVGGVRIGPNVTIRQAGGGILVDNKPISSPYVILAVGPPHAMQESFDRSTGLQRLRLLETSYGVGVTVAGGDGLALPAGSVRDVNFAKQIGPN
- a CDS encoding small basic family protein; the encoded protein is MIGIVALVIGIVIGVVLQPSVPDVVQPYLPIAVVAALDAVFGGLRAYLEHIFDAKVFVVSFVFNVLVAAVIVYVGDQLGVGTQLSTAIIVVLGIRIFGNAAALRRRLFGA
- a CDS encoding DUF881 domain-containing protein, giving the protein MSGDHELSRHEGRHEGRHELPRDAAASGRQTADGPRGRSSMVFGVLAVLLCLLLGVAIATQVRQTDSGDALDTARPADLLVLLDSLQQREAALNTEVAELQRTLDELQASGSSDQAAIENARARLAALSILIGTVPATGPGVTVTIADPARGVAPEAMLDVINELRAAGAEALEIRGSGQAGSDNAVRVGVDTWVVGQPGALVVDRATLTPPYTVLAIGDPPTLAAAMNIPGGATDSIERVGGTMVIEQSDRVDVTALRQPKPRQYAQPVK
- the gcvH gene encoding glycine cleavage system protein GcvH, producing MSQIPAELSYTAEHEWVRKTGDDTVRVGITDFAQSALGDVVFVQLPDVGAELTSGDSFGEVESTKSVSDLYAPITAKVIAVNGDLEGNPGLVNSDPYGEGWLVELQADAADLAAALGDLLDADGYRDHATD